A region of Catenibacterium mitsuokai DNA encodes the following proteins:
- a CDS encoding fructose-6-phosphate aldolase, with protein MEFIIDTVDLEEIRDAVDHLPIVGVTSNPSIVKKTSPKDFFGHMREIRKIIGDERSLHIQVIATEADEIVKEAHKIFEEVDDKVYVKVPTTYEGVKAMKILKAEGKNVTATAVYDLMQAYMALAAGADYIAPYTNRIGNLGNDPFELMAHLSNRIVEDGYDCKILAASFKGVQQVRDAFNAGSQAITAPVSVLKAIFENPSISKAVTDFNNDWYSVYGEDKGLCDM; from the coding sequence ATGGAATTTATTATTGATACTGTAGATTTAGAAGAAATTAGAGATGCGGTAGATCACTTACCAATCGTAGGTGTCACAAGCAACCCAAGTATTGTAAAGAAGACTAGCCCAAAGGATTTCTTTGGACATATGAGAGAAATCAGAAAAATCATTGGTGATGAACGTTCTTTACATATTCAGGTCATTGCGACAGAAGCAGATGAAATTGTGAAAGAAGCACACAAGATCTTTGAAGAAGTAGATGACAAGGTATATGTAAAGGTTCCTACTACTTATGAAGGTGTTAAGGCAATGAAGATTTTAAAGGCTGAAGGAAAAAATGTAACTGCCACAGCTGTTTATGATCTCATGCAAGCTTATATGGCCTTAGCTGCAGGTGCTGATTATATTGCACCTTATACAAATAGAATTGGAAACTTAGGAAATGATCCTTTTGAATTAATGGCTCATTTATCTAATAGAATTGTAGAAGACGGTTATGACTGCAAGATTCTTGCTGCAAGCTTCAAGGGCGTACAGCAGGTAAGAGATGCATTTAATGCAGGTAGTCAAGCTATCACTGCACCAGTCAGCGTATTAAAGGCAATCTTTGAAAATCCAAGTATTTCTAAAGCTGTAACTGATTTCAATAATGATTGGTATTCAGTATACGGAGAAGACAAAGGTCTTTGTGATATGTAA
- a CDS encoding HAD family hydrolase, whose translation MKNIVFDLGRVLLNYQPLIWLKKKNYRHYNELFEIIFQNPLWIKLDEGTITKEEFTEKLINEYPELALDIEEIMEKWIELLLPIENNIKLLSLLKEKGYSLYIISNFHLDAYNRFLKKQDWFTLFDGAIISAKEKLIKPDLKIYELLLERYQLKADECLFIDDSLDNINACKSVGMAGIHLPDHSKLEEELKEYHII comes from the coding sequence ATGAAAAATATTGTATTTGATTTAGGGCGTGTTCTCTTAAACTATCAGCCTTTAATTTGGCTGAAAAAGAAGAACTATAGGCATTATAATGAATTATTTGAAATCATCTTCCAGAATCCTTTATGGATCAAACTAGACGAAGGGACCATCACAAAAGAAGAGTTTACAGAAAAATTAATCAACGAATATCCTGAACTTGCATTGGATATAGAAGAAATCATGGAAAAATGGATTGAATTACTTCTTCCTATTGAAAATAATATCAAGTTACTCTCTCTATTAAAGGAGAAAGGTTATTCTCTCTATATTATTTCTAATTTCCATTTAGATGCATATAATCGTTTCTTAAAGAAGCAGGATTGGTTTACTCTATTTGATGGAGCTATTATTAGTGCCAAAGAAAAGCTAATCAAGCCTGATTTAAAAATCTATGAATTATTATTAGAACGTTATCAGTTAAAAGCAGATGAATGTCTATTTATTGATGATTCTCTTGATAATATTAATGCATGTAAGAGCGTCGGCATGGCTGGTATTCATTTGCCAGATCATTCAAAACTAGAAGAAGAATTAAAAGAATATCATATCATTTAA
- a CDS encoding MurR/RpiR family transcriptional regulator has translation MPKNVIDEIYSSYDHFFDSEKKIAKYIMHHTSEVVNMTVGDLSQASGASEASVSRFCKRIGLKGFHHLKISLAQELVEIPSCNTTISNRISITDVNNSLDSILANKVEELTQTITMMKSNKLDEILDCILKSRHIYFVAVGNTVPVALDGCFKFNQIGIPSSTSSILETELGMILNVSKEDMVIAISNSGESSGVLTAIKEAHNQKATTLSITNSDKSSIALESDYHITTATREKVYLEGYCFSRVSATAVIEILYLFLTTMKEDAHEKSAQHEDLIAGDKI, from the coding sequence ATGCCAAAGAACGTTATTGATGAAATCTATTCATCCTATGATCATTTCTTTGATTCAGAAAAGAAAATAGCAAAATATATCATGCATCATACAAGTGAAGTGGTCAATATGACAGTAGGAGACTTGTCACAGGCTAGTGGCGCAAGTGAAGCTTCTGTCTCTCGTTTTTGTAAGAGAATTGGATTAAAAGGATTCCATCATTTAAAAATCTCTCTTGCCCAGGAACTTGTAGAAATACCCTCATGCAATACTACTATTTCTAATCGTATCTCTATTACTGATGTGAATAATTCATTAGATAGTATTCTTGCAAATAAGGTAGAAGAACTCACACAGACTATCACGATGATGAAATCAAATAAACTCGATGAAATACTTGATTGTATATTAAAATCAAGACATATCTATTTTGTGGCAGTAGGGAATACAGTACCTGTTGCTTTAGATGGATGTTTTAAGTTCAATCAGATTGGTATTCCAAGTTCTACATCTTCCATATTAGAAACAGAACTTGGTATGATCTTGAATGTTTCTAAAGAAGATATGGTTATTGCGATTAGTAACTCAGGAGAATCTTCAGGTGTCTTAACAGCAATTAAGGAAGCGCATAATCAGAAAGCGACAACACTTTCTATTACTAATAGTGATAAGTCATCCATTGCGTTAGAAAGTGATTATCATATTACGACAGCAACACGTGAAAAGGTTTATTTAGAAGGTTATTGTTTTTCTCGAGTCAGTGCTACTGCAGTAATAGAAATACTCTATTTATTTTTAACAACTATGAAAGAAGATGCACATGAAAAGAGCGCTCAGCATGAAGATTTGATTGCAGGAGATAAGATATAA
- the recG gene encoding ATP-dependent DNA helicase RecG, with translation MDELKKVTTSQNRIDLLHASSIDTLEDLIYHYPYKYDEVSEIWPPVEDKCCVEGVIISSPKVFYKGRFSRMTFNASIKGNDYTVTIFNRHFLRPHLTLNRIVTLQGKVEGNRLTASNILLKNLDQLSGITPVYSLKDGLTSHAFSQYVKKVLGMNIPIEDGLPIEIRETVDLMSKKEALYAVHFPMNHEQLQKGIKTLKYEEFLNFELALSYRRMQREQEVGYAKDFSLDEVNAFIHTLPFKLTKDQKQSAKEILLDLHNPTIMYRFLQGDVGSGKTIVAAIGLYANYLSGYQGALMAPTEVLATQHYSKLKKTFEAYNMNIALLTGSLTLKEKKEIYEGLKSGVIDLVIGTHALFQESVHYKNLGFVVTDEQHRFGVKQRKALKQKGEGVDFLVMSATPIPRTLAMSLYGDMDVSSIETRPEGRKPILTKYFEGSSMKPFLKQLKSYLSQDGQCYVICPLIEDNEDLPLKSALTIYEAMSSYFKGHYQTGLLHGSLKDEEKNAVMQDFKDNKIQILVSTTVVEVGVDVPNANMMVIYNAERFGLSSIHQLRGRIGRGDQQGYCFLLSEAQDEPAKERLHYLEEHDDGFEISQYDLKTRGPGELLGDKQSGLPAFMMGDIFKDMNILEETRRYAIKMIHDYYKYGEYENYIEMIKKKIKKGNEYID, from the coding sequence ATGGACGAATTAAAAAAAGTAACAACAAGTCAAAATAGAATAGATTTATTACATGCTTCCTCTATTGATACGTTAGAAGATCTTATTTATCATTATCCTTATAAATATGATGAAGTGAGTGAAATATGGCCTCCAGTAGAAGATAAATGCTGTGTAGAGGGAGTTATCATAAGTAGTCCTAAAGTATTTTATAAAGGACGTTTTTCCCGTATGACATTCAATGCGTCTATTAAAGGCAATGACTATACAGTCACAATCTTTAATCGACATTTTCTTCGCCCTCATTTAACACTTAATCGTATCGTTACTTTACAAGGTAAGGTAGAAGGGAATCGTCTCACTGCTTCTAATATATTATTAAAGAATCTAGATCAATTATCAGGTATTACACCTGTCTATTCATTAAAAGATGGTCTCACAAGTCATGCCTTTTCCCAATATGTTAAAAAAGTATTAGGGATGAATATACCTATTGAAGATGGGCTTCCTATAGAGATAAGAGAAACAGTTGATCTCATGAGCAAGAAAGAAGCGCTCTATGCAGTCCATTTTCCGATGAACCATGAACAACTACAAAAGGGTATTAAAACTCTTAAGTATGAAGAATTCTTAAACTTTGAACTGGCTCTTTCTTATCGCAGAATGCAAAGAGAGCAGGAAGTAGGATATGCAAAGGACTTTTCTTTAGATGAAGTCAATGCCTTTATTCATACTCTTCCCTTTAAATTAACGAAAGATCAAAAACAAAGTGCAAAAGAAATATTGTTAGATCTTCATAATCCAACAATCATGTATCGATTTTTACAGGGAGATGTAGGAAGCGGTAAGACAATTGTGGCAGCTATAGGGTTATATGCGAACTATTTAAGCGGTTATCAGGGGGCTTTAATGGCACCGACTGAAGTACTGGCAACGCAACACTATAGTAAGCTTAAAAAGACATTTGAAGCATACAATATGAATATTGCGTTACTGACAGGATCGCTCACTTTAAAAGAAAAGAAAGAAATCTATGAAGGGTTAAAGAGCGGTGTAATTGATTTGGTGATTGGTACACATGCTTTATTTCAAGAGAGTGTTCATTATAAGAATCTAGGATTTGTGGTAACAGATGAACAGCATCGCTTTGGAGTGAAACAAAGAAAAGCCTTAAAACAGAAAGGTGAAGGTGTTGACTTCCTTGTCATGAGTGCGACTCCTATACCTAGAACACTTGCAATGAGCTTATATGGGGATATGGATGTTTCAAGTATAGAAACAAGACCGGAAGGTAGAAAGCCTATCTTAACAAAATATTTTGAAGGTAGTTCCATGAAACCTTTCTTGAAACAATTAAAGAGTTATTTATCACAAGATGGACAATGTTATGTCATCTGTCCTTTGATTGAAGATAACGAAGATCTTCCATTAAAAAGTGCTTTGACTATTTATGAAGCAATGTCTTCTTATTTTAAAGGACATTATCAAACAGGACTTCTTCACGGTTCTTTAAAGGATGAAGAGAAAAATGCAGTGATGCAGGATTTTAAAGATAATAAAATACAGATTCTAGTCTCTACGACAGTTGTAGAAGTAGGGGTTGATGTCCCCAATGCGAATATGATGGTTATTTATAATGCAGAAAGATTTGGCTTATCTTCTATCCACCAGCTACGTGGCCGTATTGGAAGAGGAGATCAACAAGGCTATTGTTTTTTGTTATCTGAAGCACAGGACGAGCCAGCAAAAGAGAGACTGCACTATCTAGAAGAACATGATGATGGATTTGAAATATCACAGTATGATTTAAAAACAAGAGGGCCAGGAGAACTATTAGGTGATAAACAGAGTGGTCTTCCAGCTTTTATGATGGGTGATATTTTTAAAGATATGAATATTCTAGAAGAGACAAGAAGATATGCAATTAAGATGATTCATGACTATTATAAGTACGGGGAATATGAAAACTATATTGAGATGATCAAGAAAAAGATAAAAAAAGGGAATGAATATATTGATTAG
- a CDS encoding IS110 family RNA-guided transposase, giving the protein MKIVRPICCGMDVHKNIIVATIGITNKKTRITEYIQETFSTLNSDLLNLKQWLINHKCFDACMESTGKYWIPIFNILEDEINIYLTHPKYVKAIKGKKTDKKDSKWICDLFKQDLIKFSFIPPKEIRALREISRYRYKLVGMRSSERNRYQNCMTVSNIGIGSVFSDPFGKSAQAIMKEVLESDIIEDEKILKCIHRSCKNKDKILDSIKHCNIETDQRFKMNESMTHMEELQVHIDNCEIEMMKRAAPMFDQFMHITQLPGISTLSAILIISEIGVDMKQFESDKQLTCWAGLAPANNESANKKKSVRISKAGQYLKPLLVQCALGAIKDKEGYFGIKYSRIKKRRGHKKAIIAIARMMLVSIYHMILTGETFNPSDYESFKNPKPPIKQQVLTEESAIEFLKKSGFDVSKLTKL; this is encoded by the coding sequence ATGAAGATTGTTAGACCAATCTGCTGTGGCATGGATGTTCACAAGAATATCATTGTGGCTACAATCGGTATTACTAATAAGAAAACTCGTATTACCGAATACATCCAAGAAACGTTTTCAACTTTAAACTCTGATTTACTGAATCTTAAGCAGTGGCTCATTAATCACAAATGCTTTGATGCATGCATGGAATCTACTGGTAAATATTGGATTCCAATTTTCAACATCTTAGAAGACGAAATCAATATTTACTTAACTCATCCAAAATATGTCAAAGCAATTAAAGGGAAGAAGACTGACAAGAAAGATTCAAAATGGATCTGTGATTTATTTAAACAAGATCTAATCAAATTTTCTTTCATACCGCCCAAAGAAATAAGAGCTTTACGAGAAATATCTCGCTATCGCTATAAATTGGTTGGGATGCGTTCCTCTGAACGTAATCGATATCAGAACTGTATGACAGTTTCCAATATCGGTATTGGTTCTGTATTTTCAGATCCGTTTGGAAAGTCTGCACAAGCAATCATGAAAGAAGTACTTGAGTCAGATATCATTGAAGATGAGAAAATTTTGAAATGTATCCATAGATCGTGTAAAAATAAAGATAAGATTCTAGATTCCATTAAACACTGCAATATTGAAACTGATCAAAGGTTTAAAATGAATGAGTCAATGACTCATATGGAAGAATTACAAGTCCATATTGATAACTGTGAAATCGAAATGATGAAACGTGCAGCACCAATGTTCGATCAATTCATGCACATCACCCAACTACCAGGCATCAGCACTTTATCTGCAATCCTTATTATTTCAGAAATCGGAGTAGATATGAAACAATTCGAATCAGATAAACAACTAACCTGTTGGGCTGGATTAGCACCTGCAAATAACGAAAGTGCTAATAAGAAAAAATCAGTTCGTATTTCTAAAGCAGGTCAATATTTAAAACCTTTATTAGTTCAGTGTGCTCTTGGAGCAATCAAAGATAAGGAGGGCTATTTTGGAATTAAGTATTCTCGTATCAAAAAGAGACGAGGTCACAAGAAAGCCATTATCGCAATTGCAAGAATGATGCTTGTCAGTATATACCATATGATTCTTACTGGAGAGACATTTAATCCTTCAGATTATGAATCATTTAAAAATCCTAAGCCACCTATAAAGCAACAAGTTTTAACAGAAGAATCAGCAATTGAGTTTCTTAAGAAATCAGGTTTTGACGTTTCTAAATTAACTAAACTATAA
- a CDS encoding glycyl radical protein yields the protein MRNRITILKEKMLNEKRYASIEQARIITRIYKENETLSVPMKRALSLKAALEEIEIGVEKEELIVGNRTKGVRAGVVFPESGCSWVDKEFETLPTRPQDRFEVRSEDIKEFRETIYPYWKGHSMEDVIRTRYGKEIDHISKVVKINQKDHAQGHICPDSALWLKYGPQGLLDKINDKQETEFYTCTKLVLEGAITFMKRYHDYIISMPDYHESDDLKRVADNCLSLSQRPPKTFHEAVQSLWFLFVILHMESNASSFSPGRMDQYLYPYYEHDLKEGLISKDDALEILECLWLKFNQIVYLRNSNSAKYFAGFPIGFNIAVGGLDEKGHDTYNDLSMLCLEAQKELCLPQPNLSVRLNKNTSHELMQKAIEVVALGSGMPQFFNDEAIIPAMERLGISHEDALNYAIVGCVELTTHGNNLGWSDAAMFNLNKALELTLNNGKCLLTGQKLGLDMGSLETYQTYEQLEKAFKIQIDYFIEMMMKAEEVVERVHQECLPTAFLSCVIDDCLEKGMDVTRGGAKYNLSGIQMIQIANLADSLAAIKKLVYEDHLLDSKELLTALQDDFKGHEITQAMLLSKVPKYGNDIAWVDECGAKWARYFRNKMKEYKNYRGGPIHTGMYTVSAHVPMGENVGASPDGRNAYTPLADGGMSPVYGRDLAGPTAVLKSVSKLDDDLTTNGGLLNMKFLPDFFKTETGRMKFENFLRAFVDLHVPHIQFNVVNKKDLLDAKIHPERHRSLTIRVAGYTAYFVELAGKLQDEIIARTTYDNI from the coding sequence ATGAGAAACAGAATTACAATATTAAAAGAGAAGATGCTTAATGAAAAACGTTATGCATCTATTGAACAAGCGCGTATCATAACACGTATTTATAAAGAGAATGAAACTCTTTCTGTTCCTATGAAACGTGCCCTCTCTTTAAAAGCAGCGTTAGAAGAAATAGAAATTGGTGTTGAAAAAGAAGAATTGATTGTTGGAAATCGTACAAAAGGTGTACGTGCAGGTGTTGTATTCCCTGAAAGTGGCTGTTCTTGGGTTGATAAAGAATTTGAAACACTTCCTACTCGTCCTCAGGACCGCTTTGAAGTGAGAAGTGAGGATATCAAAGAATTTAGAGAAACGATTTACCCATACTGGAAAGGACATTCTATGGAGGATGTCATTAGAACACGCTATGGCAAAGAAATTGATCATATCAGTAAAGTAGTCAAGATCAATCAGAAAGACCACGCACAGGGTCATATCTGTCCTGATTCAGCTTTATGGTTAAAGTATGGGCCTCAAGGATTATTAGATAAGATCAATGACAAACAAGAAACAGAATTCTATACATGCACAAAACTTGTATTAGAAGGGGCTATCACTTTCATGAAGAGATATCATGATTATATTATCTCTATGCCTGATTATCATGAGAGTGATGATTTAAAGCGTGTTGCAGATAACTGCCTCTCTTTATCTCAAAGACCTCCAAAAACATTCCATGAAGCAGTGCAGTCTTTATGGTTCTTGTTTGTAATATTACATATGGAATCCAATGCTTCATCATTCTCACCAGGGCGTATGGACCAGTACCTTTACCCATATTATGAACATGATTTAAAAGAAGGACTTATTAGTAAAGATGATGCATTAGAAATATTAGAATGTCTCTGGTTGAAGTTTAATCAGATTGTTTATCTTCGTAACAGTAATTCAGCTAAATACTTTGCGGGATTCCCGATTGGGTTTAATATTGCGGTAGGTGGCTTAGATGAAAAAGGACATGATACATATAATGATTTGTCCATGCTTTGTCTAGAAGCACAGAAGGAATTATGTCTTCCTCAGCCTAACTTATCAGTAAGACTCAATAAGAATACATCACATGAACTCATGCAGAAGGCAATTGAAGTTGTGGCATTAGGTAGTGGTATGCCACAGTTCTTTAACGATGAAGCGATTATTCCTGCGATGGAAAGACTTGGTATCAGTCACGAGGATGCTTTAAATTATGCGATTGTCGGATGCGTAGAACTTACAACCCATGGTAATAACCTAGGTTGGAGTGATGCGGCTATGTTTAACCTCAATAAGGCATTAGAACTTACTTTAAATAATGGTAAATGTTTATTGACGGGACAGAAACTTGGTCTAGATATGGGATCACTTGAAACATATCAAACATATGAACAGCTAGAAAAAGCTTTCAAGATTCAGATTGATTACTTTATTGAAATGATGATGAAAGCAGAAGAAGTTGTAGAAAGAGTACATCAGGAATGTTTGCCGACTGCTTTCTTATCATGCGTAATTGATGACTGTTTAGAAAAAGGCATGGATGTTACAAGAGGTGGCGCTAAATATAATTTATCTGGTATCCAGATGATTCAGATTGCGAACCTTGCAGACTCACTTGCAGCTATTAAGAAGTTAGTCTATGAAGACCATCTCTTAGATTCAAAAGAACTACTCACAGCTTTGCAGGATGACTTTAAAGGACACGAAATTACACAAGCCATGCTTTTAAGTAAAGTACCTAAATATGGTAATGATATTGCCTGGGTAGATGAATGTGGCGCTAAATGGGCACGTTATTTTAGAAATAAGATGAAAGAGTATAAGAATTATCGTGGTGGTCCTATTCATACAGGTATGTATACTGTTTCAGCGCATGTTCCAATGGGTGAAAATGTAGGAGCATCTCCAGATGGTAGAAACGCTTATACACCTCTTGCGGATGGTGGTATGTCACCTGTCTATGGTAGAGACTTAGCAGGACCAACAGCTGTCTTGAAATCTGTCTCTAAGCTCGATGATGATCTCACAACCAATGGGGGATTACTCAATATGAAGTTCTTACCAGACTTTTTTAAAACAGAAACAGGACGTATGAAGTTTGAAAACTTCCTTCGTGCTTTTGTAGACTTGCATGTACCTCATATTCAGTTCAATGTCGTGAATAAAAAAGATTTATTAGATGCGAAAATTCATCCTGAAAGACATCGTTCACTCACAATTCGCGTTGCTGGATATACAGCCTACTTTGTAGAACTAGCAGGTAAATTACAAGATGAAATTATTGCGAGAACAACCTATGACAACATCTAA
- a CDS encoding glycyl-radical enzyme activating protein, whose amino-acid sequence MTTSKYLVFDIKRFAVHDGEGLRTTVFFKGCPLRCRWCQNPEGLLPQRKPIYLENKCMHCRNCEKQGAGKIVYQDRPVFIEDDLDEVFKYCPTDAIQYDSSYYSLEELVDKVMEDEVFFKYGGGVTVSGGEPFMQQEKLIQLLKELHPKVHTAIETSLYTSLDLVKQAAPYLDQIYCDLKIEDDKAHREATGVSNTIIKENLAYLLTSEHKDKVIVRTPLIPGYTGDDDNIKSIASYLYSLYPEVRYELLNYNPLASAKYDLTEFEYGVKEDQKAYSQEELSHYYQIVSDSGIKNMIKGD is encoded by the coding sequence ATGACAACATCTAAATATCTTGTATTTGATATCAAAAGATTTGCGGTACATGATGGGGAAGGATTACGTACTACGGTATTCTTTAAAGGATGTCCTTTAAGATGCAGATGGTGTCAGAATCCTGAAGGACTTTTACCACAAAGAAAACCTATTTACTTAGAAAACAAGTGCATGCATTGTCGAAACTGTGAGAAGCAGGGAGCAGGTAAAATAGTCTATCAAGATAGACCCGTATTTATAGAAGATGATTTGGATGAAGTCTTTAAGTATTGTCCTACCGATGCGATTCAGTATGATAGCTCTTATTATAGTTTAGAAGAACTTGTTGATAAGGTGATGGAAGATGAGGTTTTCTTTAAATATGGTGGAGGTGTGACAGTTTCTGGTGGAGAACCTTTTATGCAGCAGGAAAAACTGATACAATTATTAAAGGAACTCCATCCAAAAGTACACACAGCCATTGAAACATCACTTTATACATCTTTAGATTTAGTTAAGCAGGCAGCACCTTATCTTGACCAGATTTATTGTGATTTAAAGATAGAAGATGACAAAGCTCATCGAGAAGCGACTGGTGTATCAAATACAATTATTAAAGAAAATCTAGCCTATTTACTCACAAGTGAACATAAAGATAAAGTGATTGTAAGAACACCACTTATTCCTGGATATACAGGTGATGATGACAATATTAAGAGTATTGCCTCTTATCTTTATAGTTTATATCCAGAAGTACGTTATGAATTATTAAATTATAATCCTCTTGCATCCGCAAAATATGATTTAACTGAATTTGAATATGGTGTCAAAGAGGATCAGAAGGCCTATAGTCAGGAAGAATTAAGCCATTACTATCAGATTGTATCTGATAGTGGAATAAAAAATATGATCAAGGGAGATTAA